In Pungitius pungitius chromosome 2, fPunPun2.1, whole genome shotgun sequence, a single window of DNA contains:
- the nudt5 gene encoding ADP-sugar pyrophosphatase, whose amino-acid sequence MSHAEEPKVPAAPHIVGEELMAAGKWLKLEKTTYVDRSGSTRTWETVKRTTRQTNTEADGVGIIALLKRTLHKDCVVMVKQFRPPMACHTLEFPAGLIDEGESAEAAALRELKEETGYKGEVVGITPVTCLDPGLSNCTTQMVMVNINGDEGENINPTQQLGESADSFTHLQLSCLFKYLCNL is encoded by the exons ATGAGCCACGCCGAGGAACCCAAAGTGCCTGCTGCTCCACACATAGTGGGAGAAGAG CTTATGGCTGCAGGCAAATGGCTAAAGCTGGAGAAGACCACGTACGTGGACCGCTCCGGAAGCACCAG AACCTGGGAGACCGTGAAGCGGACAACAAGGCAAACCAACACCGAAGCAGATG GTGTTGGGATTATCGCCCTGCTGAAGCGGACGCTGCACAAAGACTGCGTGGTGATGGTGAAGCAGTTCCGTCCCCCCATGGCATGCCACACTCTGGAGTTTCCTGCAG GGTTGATTGACGAGGGGGAAAGTGCTGAGGCGGCTGCTTTGAGGGAGCTAAAAGAAGAAACTGGCTACAAAGGGGAAGTTGTGGGAATCACTCCAG TGACCTGTCTGGACCCCGGTCTGTCTAACTGCACCACTCAGATGGTCATGGTCAACATCAACGGAGACGAGGGGGAGAATATCAACCCAACGCAGCAGCTCGGTGAGAGTGCAGATTCCTTTACTCATCTCCAACTGTCTTGTCTATTCAAATATTTATGTAATCTTTGA